One segment of Clavelina lepadiformis chromosome 2, kaClaLepa1.1, whole genome shotgun sequence DNA contains the following:
- the LOC143445954 gene encoding atrial natriuretic peptide receptor 1-like isoform X2, with translation MLLSGRNIFLLTIILAASSACSGVKNLFENCTLNVTEDVQYKFNVWVMVPYGTQYKFSLDRIKPAIDRALGDSNLTLNGLNDKSLGAVLQNLDFNVSFEDTKCDADWAPNAASDIHDVSLVEQNCSESNTTARDIDVVIGMSCDYAAGRVATLANHWKWPVIYPGSRSPSFDSKKNHPSYSTMVRPGVTSSDLGRFIVELFDRYHWNRSMSICSTEVGWNKGDFYDFTSRPTDALVEADLEKILENFRNYARVSIWCVGKKTMRHVMEKAFEMGMTGGDFAFIYLDLYNTNVSYTWSDADDHPDKDTSDVNYTTKVTKEETIQALRALTVVSLAVPSTDSYKNFSASIKEELAQKDGGSAQEENDFINPYISYYYDAMQIFVYGVVKTFCTGSNFDNAEAFAERLWGIQFESLGRNITISDAGDQIMDYAVLDMNNETNAFEPVLFYDGSTTSFTAYGDIDWPGTKAPINEPGYDNSNRGPNDVIYYVLGGCAAVLLLTFGVMTVIFRYMQKERRLRKMIWKVNWEEILWSDIQINSLIGSTNQLPGSSHSLAGSNGFEHHFERQVFTRTGMYKGTVVAVKELKKRRTALDRTTLIELEEMYTIDHDHICKFIGANDEERHISILTEYCPRGSLQDLLKDDLECEMDEVFQNSLIGDIVNGMMFIHRSFFQIHGNLKSSNCVIDSRFVVKLTDFGLQKFRTGSPTNTKSGYECYEKKLWTAPELLRKSLLKPTPEGDVYSFAIIVQEIIFKKGVFFTLQELTPQEILQNIITPQEKDHYFRPTLQDNGDVVVAEPLRKLISQCWAENPNERPNFEEIHQEIRTFYREKNLVDSLLERLEQYSHHLEDKVEERTELYRSEKERADSLLYQMLPKPVAVKLKKGKNVLPESFGSVTIFFSDIVGFTAISHGSEPLQVVNMLNDLYTEFDNIIDQFDVYKVETIGDAYMVVSGLPRKNGNLHAREIALMSLALLDAVEKFPIRHMPDTRLKLRVGMHTGPVVAGVVGLKMPRYCLFGDTVNTASRMKSNGKALAIHVSPHTKKVLDEFGTFLLEEREEEVFLKGLGNWRTWWLFGVKLPVETYPSPGVYTKSPRDVYKQRAIKEQNNNEDSVVSPETLRKALEMLRHPTIHPTKM, from the exons ATGCTACTTTCTGGCCGAAATATCTTTCTGTTGACAATAATTTTAGCTGCAAGCTCAGCATGCAGTGGCGTCAAAAACCTCTTTGAAAACTGCACCTTAAATGTAACCGAAGATGTTCAGTATAAGTTTAATGTCTGGGTGATGGTGCCCTATGGAACACAATATAAGTTTTCACTGGACAGGATAAAGCCAGCCATTGATAGAGCGTTGGGTGATTCTAACTTGACTCTAAATGGTTTGAATGACAAATCTCTAGGAGCTGTCTTACAG AATTTGGACTTTAACGTCAGCTTTGAGGACACAAAATGCGACGCAGACTGGGCTCCAAACGCAGCTTCCGATATCCATGACGTCAGTTTGGTAGAGCAAAACTGCAGTGAATCAAACACTACAGCACGAGATATTGATGTAGTTATCGGCATGAGTTGTGACTACGCGGCTGGGCGGGTTGCTACTCTTGCGAATCACTGGAAGTGGCCTGTCATTTATCCCGGGTCAAG ATCGCCCAGTTTTGACTCTAAAAAAAACCATCCGAGCTACTCCACCATGGTAAGGCCAGGAGTAACGTCATCAGATTTGGGAAGATTTATTGTCGAGCTTTTTGATCGATACCACTGGAACCGATCAATGTCAATCTGTAGCAC AGAAGTGGGATGGAATAAGGGCGATTTCTATGACTTTACCAGTCGACCAACCGACGCCTTAGTAGAAGCAGATCTTGAAAAAATACTCGAAAACTTCAGAAATTATGCGAGAG TGTCAATTTGGTGTGTCGGAAAAAAAACCATGCGCCATGTTATGGAGAAAGCATTTGAAATGGGCATGACAGGCGGAGATTTCGCTTTCATATATTTGGACTTGTACAACACGAATGTAAGTTACACGTGGTCAGATGCAGATGATCACCCAGATAAAGATACCAGCGATGTAAATTACACAA CTAAAGTCACTAAGGAGGAGACAATACAAGCGCTTAGAGCCCTGACGGTGGTAAGTTTAGCAGTTCCAAGCACCGAttcatacaaaaatttttcagcATCTATCAAAGAAGAGCTGGCTCAAAAAGATGGTGGCAGTGCGCAAGAAGAAAACGACTTTATTAATCCGTACATAAGCTACTACTACGACGCGATGCAGATATTTGTTTATGGTGTTGTAAA AACTTTCTGCACCGGATCAAATTTTGATAACGCTGAGGCATTTGCTGAGAGGTTATGGGGAATACAGTTCGAAAGCCTTGGAAGGAATATTACGATTTCAGATGCTGGAGATCAAATAATGGACTACGCTGTTCTGGACATGAACAATGAAACTAACGCATTTGAG CCAGTTCTATTCTACGATGGGAGTACTACAAGTTTCACAGCATATGGAGATATTGACTGGCCAGGAACGAAGGCGCCCATAAACGAACCTGGCTACGACAACAGCAACCGTGGACCTAATGACG TAATTTATTACGTTCTTGGAGGATGTGCAGCTGTGCTTCTGTTAACGTTTGGAGTGATGACCGTGATATTTCG GTATATGCAAAAAGAAAGGCGACTGCGAAAGATGATCTGGAAAGTTAATTGGGAGGAAATATTGTGGTCTGATATACAAATAAACTCGCTGATTGGATCAACG AACCAGTTGCCCGGCTCATCTCACTCACTAGCTGGTAGCAACGGATTCGAACATCATTTTGAAAGACAAGTGTTCACAAGAACTGGAATGTACAAAGGAACCGTTGTGGCAGTTAaggaattaaaaaaaagaagaacTGCTCTAGATCGCACCACGCTGATTGAACTCGAAGAG ATGTACACTATAGATCATGACcatatttgcaaatttatcGGAGCCAACGATGAAGAACGACACATCAGCATACTGACAGAATACTGCCCAAGAGGATCACTTCAAGATTTACTGAAGGATGATTTAGAATGTGAAATGGATGAAGTCTTcca AAATTCTTTAATTGGTGATATCGTGAATGGAATGATGTTCATACACCGAAGCTTCTTTCAAATACACGGAAATTTAAAATCATCCAATTGTGTAATTGACAGCAGATTTGTTGTAAAGCTTACCGATTTTGGCTTGCAGAAGTTTCGGACAGGGTCGCCAACAAACACCAAAAGTGGATATGAATGCTATGAAA AAAAGCTATGGACTGCGCCTGAACTGCTTAGGAAATCTCTATTGAAACCAACACCAGAAGGAGATGTGTATAGTTTTGCAATAATTGTACaagaaataatatttaagAAAGGAGTCTTCTTCACACTTCAAGAACTAACACCCCAAG AAATCTTGCAAAACATTATCACACCACAAGAAAAAGATCATTACTTTCGACCTACCCTTCAAGACAACGGTGATGTGGTTGTGGCTGAACCCTTGAGAAAATTGATTTCCCAATGTTGGGCTGAAAATCCGAATGAAAGGCcaaattttgaagaaatacATCAGGAAATTAGAACGTTTTATCG CGAAAAAAATTTAGTGGACAGTTTACTGGAACGACTTGAGCAGTATTCACACCATTTGGAAGATAAAGTGGAGGAAAGAACTGAGTTGTACAGGAGTGAAAAAGAAAGAGCGGACAGTTTGCTTTACCAAATGCTGCCTAAACCTGTTGCTGTAAAATTAAAGAAAGGCAAA AATGTGCTTCCAGAATCTTTTGGAAGCGTCACAATTTTCTTTAGTGACATCGTTGGCTTCACCGCTATCAGTCACGGCAGTGAACCGCTGCAAGTAGTGAATATGCTCAATGACCTTTACACAGAGTTTGACAACATCATTGACCAGTTTGATGTTTACAAA GTTGAGACGATAGGAGATGCGTACATGGTGGTATCTGGTCTACCACGTAAAAATGGTAACTTGCATGCAAGAGAAATCGCCCTAATGTCGCTTGCACTTCTGGATGCCGTAGAAAAATTTCCAATCag ACATATGCCAGATACGCGTTTGAAGTTGCGAGTTGGAATGCACACCGGTCCAGTCGTTGCTGGTGTTGTTGGTTTGAAAATGCCAAGATACTGTTTATTTGGTGATACCGTAAACACAGCATCTCGGATGAAATCAAATGGAAAAG CATTAGCAATTCATGTGTCGCCACATACCAAAAAAGTGTTGGATGAGTTTGGGACTTTTCTGTTAGAAGAAAGAGAGGAAGAGGTGTTTTTGAag GGTTTAGGCAATTGGAGAACTTGGTGGCTATTTGGTGTAAAACTTCCTGTAGAAACGTATCCTTCTCCCGGTGTTTATACAAAAAGTCCTAGAGATGTTTACAAGCAGCGAGCAATCAAGGAACAAAATAACAATGAAGATTCTGTTGTCTCCCCTGAAACGTTGCGAAAAGCACTGGAAATGCTCCGCCATCCTACCATACATCCAACGAAAATGTAA
- the LOC143445954 gene encoding atrial natriuretic peptide receptor 1-like isoform X1 yields the protein MLLSGRNIFLLTIILAASSACSGVKNLFENCTLNVTEDVQYKFNVWVMVPYGTQYKFSLDRIKPAIDRALGDSNLTLNGLNDKSLGAVLQNLDFNVSFEDTKCDADWAPNAASDIHDVSLVEQNCSESNTTARDIDVVIGMSCDYAAGRVATLANHWKWPVIYPGSRSPSFDSKKNHPSYSTMVRPGVTSSDLGRFIVELFDRYHWNRSMSICSTSNSHGAYIHYDVSSDCFTLINGITNQFREVGWNKGDFYDFTSRPTDALVEADLEKILENFRNYARVSIWCVGKKTMRHVMEKAFEMGMTGGDFAFIYLDLYNTNVSYTWSDADDHPDKDTSDVNYTTKVTKEETIQALRALTVVSLAVPSTDSYKNFSASIKEELAQKDGGSAQEENDFINPYISYYYDAMQIFVYGVVKTFCTGSNFDNAEAFAERLWGIQFESLGRNITISDAGDQIMDYAVLDMNNETNAFEPVLFYDGSTTSFTAYGDIDWPGTKAPINEPGYDNSNRGPNDVIYYVLGGCAAVLLLTFGVMTVIFRYMQKERRLRKMIWKVNWEEILWSDIQINSLIGSTNQLPGSSHSLAGSNGFEHHFERQVFTRTGMYKGTVVAVKELKKRRTALDRTTLIELEEMYTIDHDHICKFIGANDEERHISILTEYCPRGSLQDLLKDDLECEMDEVFQNSLIGDIVNGMMFIHRSFFQIHGNLKSSNCVIDSRFVVKLTDFGLQKFRTGSPTNTKSGYECYEKKLWTAPELLRKSLLKPTPEGDVYSFAIIVQEIIFKKGVFFTLQELTPQEILQNIITPQEKDHYFRPTLQDNGDVVVAEPLRKLISQCWAENPNERPNFEEIHQEIRTFYREKNLVDSLLERLEQYSHHLEDKVEERTELYRSEKERADSLLYQMLPKPVAVKLKKGKNVLPESFGSVTIFFSDIVGFTAISHGSEPLQVVNMLNDLYTEFDNIIDQFDVYKVETIGDAYMVVSGLPRKNGNLHAREIALMSLALLDAVEKFPIRHMPDTRLKLRVGMHTGPVVAGVVGLKMPRYCLFGDTVNTASRMKSNGKALAIHVSPHTKKVLDEFGTFLLEEREEEVFLKGLGNWRTWWLFGVKLPVETYPSPGVYTKSPRDVYKQRAIKEQNNNEDSVVSPETLRKALEMLRHPTIHPTKM from the exons ATGCTACTTTCTGGCCGAAATATCTTTCTGTTGACAATAATTTTAGCTGCAAGCTCAGCATGCAGTGGCGTCAAAAACCTCTTTGAAAACTGCACCTTAAATGTAACCGAAGATGTTCAGTATAAGTTTAATGTCTGGGTGATGGTGCCCTATGGAACACAATATAAGTTTTCACTGGACAGGATAAAGCCAGCCATTGATAGAGCGTTGGGTGATTCTAACTTGACTCTAAATGGTTTGAATGACAAATCTCTAGGAGCTGTCTTACAG AATTTGGACTTTAACGTCAGCTTTGAGGACACAAAATGCGACGCAGACTGGGCTCCAAACGCAGCTTCCGATATCCATGACGTCAGTTTGGTAGAGCAAAACTGCAGTGAATCAAACACTACAGCACGAGATATTGATGTAGTTATCGGCATGAGTTGTGACTACGCGGCTGGGCGGGTTGCTACTCTTGCGAATCACTGGAAGTGGCCTGTCATTTATCCCGGGTCAAG ATCGCCCAGTTTTGACTCTAAAAAAAACCATCCGAGCTACTCCACCATGGTAAGGCCAGGAGTAACGTCATCAGATTTGGGAAGATTTATTGTCGAGCTTTTTGATCGATACCACTGGAACCGATCAATGTCAATCTGTAGCAC ATCGAACTCTCATGGAGCATACATACACTACGACGTAAGCTCGGATTGCTTCACATTAATTAATGGCATAACTAATCAATTTAGAGAAGTGGGATGGAATAAGGGCGATTTCTATGACTTTACCAGTCGACCAACCGACGCCTTAGTAGAAGCAGATCTTGAAAAAATACTCGAAAACTTCAGAAATTATGCGAGAG TGTCAATTTGGTGTGTCGGAAAAAAAACCATGCGCCATGTTATGGAGAAAGCATTTGAAATGGGCATGACAGGCGGAGATTTCGCTTTCATATATTTGGACTTGTACAACACGAATGTAAGTTACACGTGGTCAGATGCAGATGATCACCCAGATAAAGATACCAGCGATGTAAATTACACAA CTAAAGTCACTAAGGAGGAGACAATACAAGCGCTTAGAGCCCTGACGGTGGTAAGTTTAGCAGTTCCAAGCACCGAttcatacaaaaatttttcagcATCTATCAAAGAAGAGCTGGCTCAAAAAGATGGTGGCAGTGCGCAAGAAGAAAACGACTTTATTAATCCGTACATAAGCTACTACTACGACGCGATGCAGATATTTGTTTATGGTGTTGTAAA AACTTTCTGCACCGGATCAAATTTTGATAACGCTGAGGCATTTGCTGAGAGGTTATGGGGAATACAGTTCGAAAGCCTTGGAAGGAATATTACGATTTCAGATGCTGGAGATCAAATAATGGACTACGCTGTTCTGGACATGAACAATGAAACTAACGCATTTGAG CCAGTTCTATTCTACGATGGGAGTACTACAAGTTTCACAGCATATGGAGATATTGACTGGCCAGGAACGAAGGCGCCCATAAACGAACCTGGCTACGACAACAGCAACCGTGGACCTAATGACG TAATTTATTACGTTCTTGGAGGATGTGCAGCTGTGCTTCTGTTAACGTTTGGAGTGATGACCGTGATATTTCG GTATATGCAAAAAGAAAGGCGACTGCGAAAGATGATCTGGAAAGTTAATTGGGAGGAAATATTGTGGTCTGATATACAAATAAACTCGCTGATTGGATCAACG AACCAGTTGCCCGGCTCATCTCACTCACTAGCTGGTAGCAACGGATTCGAACATCATTTTGAAAGACAAGTGTTCACAAGAACTGGAATGTACAAAGGAACCGTTGTGGCAGTTAaggaattaaaaaaaagaagaacTGCTCTAGATCGCACCACGCTGATTGAACTCGAAGAG ATGTACACTATAGATCATGACcatatttgcaaatttatcGGAGCCAACGATGAAGAACGACACATCAGCATACTGACAGAATACTGCCCAAGAGGATCACTTCAAGATTTACTGAAGGATGATTTAGAATGTGAAATGGATGAAGTCTTcca AAATTCTTTAATTGGTGATATCGTGAATGGAATGATGTTCATACACCGAAGCTTCTTTCAAATACACGGAAATTTAAAATCATCCAATTGTGTAATTGACAGCAGATTTGTTGTAAAGCTTACCGATTTTGGCTTGCAGAAGTTTCGGACAGGGTCGCCAACAAACACCAAAAGTGGATATGAATGCTATGAAA AAAAGCTATGGACTGCGCCTGAACTGCTTAGGAAATCTCTATTGAAACCAACACCAGAAGGAGATGTGTATAGTTTTGCAATAATTGTACaagaaataatatttaagAAAGGAGTCTTCTTCACACTTCAAGAACTAACACCCCAAG AAATCTTGCAAAACATTATCACACCACAAGAAAAAGATCATTACTTTCGACCTACCCTTCAAGACAACGGTGATGTGGTTGTGGCTGAACCCTTGAGAAAATTGATTTCCCAATGTTGGGCTGAAAATCCGAATGAAAGGCcaaattttgaagaaatacATCAGGAAATTAGAACGTTTTATCG CGAAAAAAATTTAGTGGACAGTTTACTGGAACGACTTGAGCAGTATTCACACCATTTGGAAGATAAAGTGGAGGAAAGAACTGAGTTGTACAGGAGTGAAAAAGAAAGAGCGGACAGTTTGCTTTACCAAATGCTGCCTAAACCTGTTGCTGTAAAATTAAAGAAAGGCAAA AATGTGCTTCCAGAATCTTTTGGAAGCGTCACAATTTTCTTTAGTGACATCGTTGGCTTCACCGCTATCAGTCACGGCAGTGAACCGCTGCAAGTAGTGAATATGCTCAATGACCTTTACACAGAGTTTGACAACATCATTGACCAGTTTGATGTTTACAAA GTTGAGACGATAGGAGATGCGTACATGGTGGTATCTGGTCTACCACGTAAAAATGGTAACTTGCATGCAAGAGAAATCGCCCTAATGTCGCTTGCACTTCTGGATGCCGTAGAAAAATTTCCAATCag ACATATGCCAGATACGCGTTTGAAGTTGCGAGTTGGAATGCACACCGGTCCAGTCGTTGCTGGTGTTGTTGGTTTGAAAATGCCAAGATACTGTTTATTTGGTGATACCGTAAACACAGCATCTCGGATGAAATCAAATGGAAAAG CATTAGCAATTCATGTGTCGCCACATACCAAAAAAGTGTTGGATGAGTTTGGGACTTTTCTGTTAGAAGAAAGAGAGGAAGAGGTGTTTTTGAag GGTTTAGGCAATTGGAGAACTTGGTGGCTATTTGGTGTAAAACTTCCTGTAGAAACGTATCCTTCTCCCGGTGTTTATACAAAAAGTCCTAGAGATGTTTACAAGCAGCGAGCAATCAAGGAACAAAATAACAATGAAGATTCTGTTGTCTCCCCTGAAACGTTGCGAAAAGCACTGGAAATGCTCCGCCATCCTACCATACATCCAACGAAAATGTAA